In one window of Chloroflexota bacterium DNA:
- a CDS encoding LysM peptidoglycan-binding domain-containing protein produces MKRRAQQLCILVVFSGLLLGFAGCRREKPEVLVMTDTPTVVAAVSTPTAEPTLVTSGVQPTVVSVAEVATPTPTWVAGLPTLTPVPTVTPTGAIPTATPTSTAAPGGYFVYTVQWGDWLYAIARRFGTTVEAILALNPLPNPNYLSVGQQLRIPGSSQPTPGGYTEYVVQPGDTLYSIAMRYGVTVDAIVRLNGIINPWFIRAGQTLLIPQAGAPSATGPGGGGAVWYTVQAGDTLYSIAARYGTTPMAIMSANNLPNDLIVPGQVLLIPQ; encoded by the coding sequence ATGAAAAGGCGCGCTCAACAACTCTGCATCCTGGTCGTTTTCAGCGGGCTACTTTTGGGCTTCGCCGGTTGCCGCAGGGAGAAGCCAGAGGTTCTGGTGATGACCGATACGCCAACAGTGGTAGCGGCGGTCTCTACTCCGACGGCAGAACCCACCTTAGTCACTTCTGGAGTCCAGCCGACGGTTGTTTCAGTCGCCGAAGTCGCTACTCCTACTCCCACTTGGGTGGCAGGACTGCCGACGCTGACCCCTGTACCTACAGTTACCCCCACCGGCGCTATCCCCACGGCCACGCCTACATCTACAGCCGCTCCGGGTGGCTATTTCGTGTACACTGTACAGTGGGGTGACTGGCTCTATGCCATCGCGCGGCGTTTCGGAACCACCGTGGAGGCGATCCTGGCTCTGAACCCTCTTCCCAACCCCAACTACCTTAGCGTAGGCCAGCAATTGAGAATACCAGGCTCATCGCAGCCCACGCCAGGGGGATATACGGAATATGTGGTACAGCCGGGCGATACGCTTTATTCGATCGCCATGCGCTATGGGGTTACTGTGGATGCCATTGTCCGCCTCAATGGGATTATCAACCCGTGGTTCATCCGTGCCGGCCAGACATTGCTCATACCCCAGGCTGGAGCACCAAGCGCTACCGGACCGGGAGGAGGGGGCGCTGTCTGGTACACTGTACAAGCGGGCGATACTTTGTACTCTATCGCTGCCAGATATGGCACCACACCCATGGCTATCATGAGCGCCAATAATCTCCCCAATGATCTGATTGTGCCGGGCCAGGTGTTGCTCATTCCACAATGA
- a CDS encoding RNA polymerase sigma factor has product MCQDAELIALIRSGDLSAFEALYNKYKLPVFQTALAITRDHYAAEEILQDCFVRAYLNIDRLDGSTSISPWLHRIAVNLAYNWVLRRRWTLPLEDIVDCLVAGPRTSPEHHLEEDELQRTLREAIDSLPFRQRVVLILYYLQGFSLGEIAQILDCPVGTAKSRLHYACEKLRAKLERKFQSQAAYELL; this is encoded by the coding sequence ATGTGCCAGGACGCTGAGCTCATCGCGTTGATCCGAAGTGGCGATCTCAGCGCTTTCGAGGCCCTGTATAACAAATATAAGTTGCCGGTGTTCCAGACCGCGCTGGCGATTACACGGGACCACTACGCTGCTGAAGAAATCCTGCAGGACTGCTTCGTCCGCGCTTACTTGAATATAGACCGGCTAGATGGCTCGACCTCTATCTCTCCCTGGCTACATCGGATTGCCGTCAACCTGGCCTATAATTGGGTATTGCGCCGTCGTTGGACATTACCACTGGAAGACATTGTGGATTGTTTGGTGGCTGGCCCTCGCACCTCTCCAGAGCACCACCTTGAGGAGGATGAACTCCAGCGGACGCTCCGCGAGGCAATAGATTCATTGCCGTTTCGGCAACGGGTGGTATTGATATTATACTATTTGCAGGGTTTCAGCCTGGGCGAGATCGCACAGATTTTGGATTGCCCGGTGGGCACCGCGAAGTCGCGGTTGCATTATGCCTGTGAGAAACTGCGTGCCAAACTCGAAAGAAAATTCCAGTCCCAAGCCGCCTACGAACTGCTCTGA
- a CDS encoding NTPase — translation MGKALLLTGRPGVGKTTLLKTLVTGLGARCGGFYTEEIRERGARVGFRICTLHGETAILSHVHYPGPHRVGKYGVDIAALERVGVAALRQALHEADYIVVDEIGKMELLSSAFRHVILEALSGPKAIVGTVMFRPHPWVDAIKAAPGVRVVEVTLANRDRLASELLSWLTAATD, via the coding sequence ATGGGCAAGGCATTGCTTCTGACCGGCCGCCCCGGCGTGGGCAAGACCACACTTCTAAAGACGTTGGTCACTGGCCTGGGAGCCCGCTGTGGTGGCTTCTACACCGAAGAGATCCGGGAGCGTGGAGCGCGGGTTGGCTTCCGGATCTGCACCCTCCATGGCGAAACGGCTATTCTCTCTCATGTCCACTATCCCGGCCCCCATCGTGTAGGCAAATACGGCGTGGACATAGCAGCCCTAGAGCGGGTGGGGGTGGCTGCTTTGCGCCAGGCACTCCACGAAGCGGATTACATCGTCGTAGATGAGATCGGCAAAATGGAGCTCTTGTCCTCAGCCTTTCGCCATGTTATTCTGGAGGCGCTCTCCGGTCCGAAGGCTATAGTAGGCACGGTCATGTTCCGTCCACATCCCTGGGTGGATGCCATCAAAGCGGCCCCTGGCGTGCGCGTGGTTGAGGTGACGCTTGCAAACCGAGATCGTCTGGCAAGCGAACTTTTGTCTTGGTTGACCGCAGCCACCGATTAG
- a CDS encoding ABC transporter permease produces the protein MARYIARRLLWMIPVLFFISVITFGLAHALPGGPFDREKPLPAEVIANLEKYYGLDKPVYQQYIDYVGRIVTRFDFGPSYRARGRTVNDIFRDHLPISAQLGLLALALSVGIGVPLGIVAALKQNTFWDYLGMAVAIFGVSVPNIVMGPLLIWIFALKLGWFPVAGWGTPSQMVMPAMALGLSNSALIARLTRASMLQVIREDYIRTARAKGLTERAVMIRHALKNAFIPVATILGPLFAVLVTGTFVVEQIFAIPGMGKYFITSITNRDYPVVVGAILLYAVFLVLANLAVDITYAFLDPRIRYT, from the coding sequence TTGGCCAGATATATTGCGCGACGCCTGTTATGGATGATCCCGGTGTTGTTTTTCATTTCGGTTATCACCTTCGGCTTGGCTCACGCGTTACCCGGCGGTCCCTTCGACCGTGAGAAGCCCCTCCCTGCGGAGGTCATCGCCAACTTGGAGAAATACTACGGCCTTGACAAGCCCGTCTACCAACAATACATCGATTACGTCGGGCGCATCGTCACCCGCTTTGACTTTGGGCCATCATATCGGGCCCGCGGTCGCACCGTGAACGACATTTTCCGGGACCACCTGCCGATATCGGCTCAGTTAGGCTTGCTGGCACTGGCTCTCTCAGTGGGCATCGGCGTGCCCTTGGGGATAGTTGCCGCACTGAAACAGAACACTTTCTGGGACTATTTGGGGATGGCAGTGGCCATCTTCGGGGTCTCGGTGCCCAATATCGTGATGGGGCCGCTTCTGATCTGGATCTTTGCCCTCAAGTTGGGCTGGTTCCCCGTTGCAGGCTGGGGCACCCCCTCACAAATGGTGATGCCGGCGATGGCCCTGGGCCTTAGTAACTCAGCCCTCATCGCCCGCCTGACCCGGGCCAGTATGTTACAGGTGATCCGTGAGGACTACATCCGCACTGCTCGCGCCAAGGGCCTCACGGAGCGGGCAGTGATGATCCGACATGCCCTGAAGAACGCATTTATTCCGGTGGCGACCATTCTGGGGCCGTTGTTTGCTGTGCTCGTTACTGGCACCTTTGTTGTGGAGCAAATCTTCGCTATCCCAGGGATGGGCAAGTATTTCATCACCAGCATCACGAACCGCGACTACCCGGTGGTGGTGGGGGCAATTCTTTTGTACGCGGTGTTCTTGGTATTGGCTAACTTGGCGGTGGATATCACCTACGCTTTCCTGGACCCGCGCATCCGGTATACGTGA
- a CDS encoding peptide ABC transporter substrate-binding protein — protein sequence MFGKRFAWLLTLVLVLATILSACKPAEKLATVINLNLGTEPPTLDPQLATDTTSVQCDELLFLGLTDFDEKTMEVIPELATEWSVSDDGLTWTFKLRKDVYWVHWDPATAKAEKKRLVNAYDVEYAVKRCLDPATASDYAYVLYIIKNGLQVNTGEITDLNEVGVKAVDEWTVQFTLEKPAGYFPGIAGMWVCRPTPKEVHDQFGDKWTEPGNIWTNGPYCLDTWEHENKMVMKKNPFYYGAKDVTIETINWAMVVEESTAFAMYEAGELDVCGVPSADLDRVRADATLSKELYIAPILCTYYYGFNTTKPPFDNPKVRQAFSLAIDRQRLIDTVLKGGQKPAKTFACPGIFGSPAEDPNFPDIIFDPAKAKALLAEAGYPDGKGLPDITLMFNTSEGHKRIAEFIQSSWKENLGVEVKLANQEWAVYLKTVHGPDTPQIYRLGWCADYPDENNWVLEVFHPTLGSNDPKWSGPAAEEFARLTEEAAATSDPAKRKELYFKAEKILCVDEAVIAPIYYYTRVVCTKPYVERGYAPLGGEHIDRWKVKAH from the coding sequence ATGTTCGGCAAGAGATTTGCGTGGCTTCTGACCCTGGTTCTGGTGCTGGCGACTATCCTGAGCGCCTGCAAGCCGGCCGAGAAACTGGCCACCGTGATCAACCTGAACCTGGGCACTGAGCCCCCCACACTGGACCCCCAGTTGGCCACTGACACTACATCGGTGCAGTGCGATGAACTGCTTTTCTTGGGTCTGACCGACTTCGATGAGAAGACGATGGAAGTCATTCCCGAATTGGCCACCGAGTGGAGTGTCTCTGATGATGGGTTAACCTGGACGTTTAAGTTGCGCAAGGACGTCTACTGGGTCCATTGGGATCCGGCCACTGCCAAGGCCGAGAAGAAGCGCCTCGTCAATGCCTACGACGTGGAGTACGCCGTCAAGCGCTGCCTCGACCCGGCAACAGCCTCTGACTACGCCTATGTGCTCTACATCATCAAGAACGGGCTGCAGGTTAACACCGGTGAAATCACGGACCTGAACGAAGTGGGTGTGAAGGCCGTGGATGAGTGGACGGTGCAGTTCACGCTGGAGAAACCGGCTGGCTACTTCCCGGGCATTGCTGGCATGTGGGTCTGCCGGCCTACCCCGAAGGAAGTCCATGACCAATTCGGCGACAAGTGGACCGAGCCCGGCAATATCTGGACCAACGGCCCCTACTGCCTGGATACCTGGGAGCACGAGAACAAGATGGTCATGAAGAAGAACCCCTTCTACTATGGGGCCAAGGACGTGACCATCGAGACCATCAACTGGGCCATGGTGGTCGAAGAGTCCACGGCGTTCGCTATGTATGAGGCGGGCGAACTGGATGTTTGCGGCGTGCCATCAGCGGATCTGGACCGCGTGCGCGCCGACGCAACGTTAAGCAAGGAACTCTACATCGCACCCATCCTGTGCACCTACTACTACGGCTTCAACACCACCAAGCCGCCGTTCGACAATCCCAAGGTGCGCCAGGCCTTCTCCTTGGCCATTGACCGCCAGAGGTTGATTGACACGGTGCTGAAGGGCGGACAGAAGCCGGCCAAGACCTTCGCCTGCCCCGGCATCTTCGGCTCGCCGGCTGAGGATCCAAACTTCCCGGACATTATCTTCGACCCCGCAAAGGCGAAGGCGTTGTTGGCCGAGGCCGGGTATCCCGATGGCAAGGGCCTGCCCGACATCACCCTGATGTTCAACACCAGCGAAGGCCACAAGCGCATCGCCGAGTTCATCCAGTCGTCCTGGAAGGAAAACCTGGGTGTAGAGGTGAAACTGGCCAACCAGGAGTGGGCGGTCTACCTGAAGACGGTACACGGCCCCGACACACCGCAGATCTACCGCCTTGGCTGGTGCGCCGACTACCCGGATGAGAACAACTGGGTGTTAGAGGTCTTCCATCCCACTTTGGGCTCGAATGACCCCAAGTGGAGTGGCCCAGCAGCCGAGGAATTCGCCAGGCTCACGGAGGAGGCTGCAGCCACGTCTGACCCGGCAAAGCGCAAGGAACTGTACTTCAAGGCAGAGAAGATCCTTTGCGTTGACGAGGCGGTGATCGCTCCCATCTACTACTACACCCGCGTCGTCTGCACCAAGCCGTACGTCGAACGTGGGTATGCCCCGTTGGGCGGCGAGCACATTGACCGCTGGAAGGTCAAGGCCCACTAA
- a CDS encoding polyribonucleotide nucleotidyltransferase produces the protein MHDFMVKTVSAPLGNSTVYIETGKLAGQAGGSVTVRCGDTLLLATATASKEIREGTDFFPLTVDYEERLYAAGKIPGGFFKREGRPTEAAILLCRLVDRPIRPLFPKGLRNEVQIVLTALSADQEHYLDILAIIGASAALTISDIPFLGPVGAIRVGYVDGQLVFNPTASQMEKSTLDLRLAGTADAVMMVEAGANEVSEDLVLEAIQRGHEAMQSVIQMQNELREAVGKPKGNYPLFDIGDEVRQAISTAWDDRIWEVLQNAGDKGERNEALDALRAEVVASLGEKFEEAVVSQAFDERVKAVVRDGILNKRIRPDGRDFTTIRPISCEVGLLPRTHGSGLFTRGQTQVLTIATLGTVSDEQILEGLEPVESKRYMHHYNFPPYSTGETRPMRGPGRREIGHGALAERALVPVLPPEEEFPYTIRLVSEVLSSNGSTSMASVCASTLALMDAGVPIRKPVAGIAMGLVKGENESAILTDIIGMEDQLGDMDFKVAGTRDGITALQMDIKIKGVSPEITRRALAQAREARLFVLDKMRETIAEPRPTLSPHAPRITLIKIDPEKIGTVIGPGGKTIRGIIEETGAKIDVEDDGTVYIATTNGASSDKAVEMIRRLTEEPQVGKIYTGKVVRITDFGAFVEILPGKDGLVHISQLADYRVSKVEDAVHVGDEVMVMVIDIDSEGKIKLSRQAVLEGWTVEEARERDRKPASVSGRRRPSGPRDRRGGSGPNRPHR, from the coding sequence ATGCATGATTTCATGGTGAAAACAGTTAGCGCGCCATTGGGCAATTCCACTGTTTACATTGAGACTGGCAAGTTGGCAGGTCAGGCTGGTGGTTCTGTGACTGTCCGTTGCGGTGATACTTTATTGCTTGCTACAGCCACAGCCAGCAAAGAAATCCGTGAGGGAACTGACTTTTTCCCCCTGACGGTGGATTACGAGGAGCGTTTATATGCCGCCGGAAAAATCCCTGGAGGCTTCTTTAAGCGCGAGGGTCGCCCCACTGAGGCTGCAATCCTCCTCTGCCGGCTGGTAGATCGACCCATCCGTCCGCTTTTTCCGAAAGGCCTGCGCAACGAGGTCCAGATCGTTCTCACTGCTCTCTCTGCCGACCAGGAACACTACTTGGATATCCTGGCCATCATCGGCGCATCCGCCGCTCTGACTATCTCCGATATCCCGTTCTTGGGACCCGTCGGCGCCATTCGCGTTGGCTATGTGGATGGGCAACTCGTTTTCAATCCCACTGCCTCTCAGATGGAAAAGAGCACGCTCGATCTGCGACTGGCAGGCACAGCCGATGCCGTGATGATGGTAGAGGCCGGAGCCAACGAAGTCTCCGAAGACCTCGTGTTAGAGGCTATCCAGCGTGGCCATGAGGCCATGCAAAGTGTTATCCAGATGCAAAACGAATTGCGCGAGGCAGTAGGAAAACCAAAAGGCAATTATCCCCTTTTCGATATCGGCGACGAGGTTCGCCAAGCCATTAGTACGGCCTGGGACGATCGCATTTGGGAGGTGTTGCAAAACGCAGGCGACAAGGGCGAAAGGAATGAGGCTCTGGATGCGTTGCGTGCTGAGGTTGTCGCCAGCCTGGGCGAGAAGTTCGAGGAAGCGGTGGTGTCCCAGGCTTTTGACGAGCGAGTGAAGGCCGTAGTCCGCGATGGCATTCTGAACAAGCGCATCCGACCCGATGGGCGTGATTTCACTACCATTCGGCCCATTAGTTGTGAGGTAGGTCTTCTGCCTCGGACCCATGGTTCGGGACTATTCACGCGTGGCCAAACGCAAGTGCTCACCATTGCTACCCTGGGCACCGTCAGCGATGAGCAAATCCTCGAGGGATTAGAGCCTGTCGAATCGAAGCGATATATGCATCATTATAACTTCCCGCCGTATAGCACGGGCGAGACCCGACCTATGCGTGGCCCCGGTCGTCGCGAGATCGGACACGGTGCTTTGGCAGAGCGGGCCCTGGTCCCGGTACTGCCGCCGGAAGAGGAGTTCCCCTACACCATTCGCTTGGTGTCCGAGGTCCTATCTTCCAACGGTTCCACCTCGATGGCCAGCGTCTGCGCCAGTACCTTGGCGCTTATGGATGCTGGTGTCCCAATCCGCAAGCCCGTGGCGGGCATCGCGATGGGGCTGGTGAAGGGCGAAAACGAGAGCGCCATCCTGACTGATATCATCGGCATGGAAGATCAACTGGGTGACATGGACTTCAAAGTAGCGGGCACCCGCGATGGCATTACTGCCCTGCAAATGGACATTAAGATCAAGGGTGTCTCCCCTGAGATCACACGGCGCGCATTGGCTCAGGCTCGCGAGGCTCGTCTCTTTGTGTTGGACAAGATGCGCGAGACCATCGCTGAACCGCGCCCGACGCTCTCGCCACATGCACCGCGCATCACACTTATCAAGATTGATCCCGAGAAGATCGGCACGGTCATCGGCCCTGGCGGAAAAACCATTCGTGGCATCATCGAGGAAACGGGCGCCAAAATTGATGTCGAAGATGACGGCACCGTCTACATCGCTACCACCAATGGTGCGAGCAGCGACAAGGCCGTGGAGATGATTCGCCGCCTGACCGAAGAACCGCAGGTTGGCAAGATATACACGGGTAAGGTGGTGCGAATTACGGACTTCGGAGCCTTCGTCGAGATTCTACCAGGCAAGGATGGTCTGGTGCATATCTCCCAACTGGCCGATTACCGGGTGTCCAAGGTTGAGGACGCAGTGCATGTGGGCGATGAGGTCATGGTCATGGTAATAGACATTGATTCGGAGGGCAAGATCAAACTCTCCCGCCAGGCCGTGCTGGAAGGCTGGACAGTCGAAGAGGCTCGTGAGCGTGACCGAAAGCCAGCGAGTGTTAGTGGGCGCCGACGCCCGTCTGGCCCTCGCGACCGTCGCGGCGGGAGCGGGCCTAACAGACCTCATCGGTGA
- a CDS encoding ABC transporter permease, protein MTARERALARLAERTGKETNLWLDAAQRLVKNKAAVLGLIIVTLLVLSAIFAPQIAPYHYAAVNPELNYAVPRWLLPVMPSGAESYAKIDNRFLFGADFLGRDILSRLIYGTRVSLPVGLMGALTALVIGLIYGCISGYYGGRVDDIMMRIVDIMYAFPTMLLIILMMAFFKSTFAKVEPGSVAYTFNQLNRVVDSILGLQGGGMLFIFMGIGITAWMGMARLARGQILSLKEKEFIEAAHMIGASDMRIIVRHIFPNIIGPCIVAETLAIPNYIVTEVFLSFIGLGVDPPTPSWGMMISEGSRSIRSYPHEVLLPALALAITMFAFNFLGDGMRDALDPKMRGTS, encoded by the coding sequence ATGACGGCGCGGGAGCGGGCACTGGCTCGTCTCGCAGAGCGGACAGGCAAAGAAACGAACCTTTGGCTGGACGCTGCACAGCGACTGGTGAAAAATAAGGCCGCGGTGCTAGGATTGATTATCGTAACTCTGTTGGTGCTCAGTGCTATTTTCGCGCCTCAAATTGCACCGTATCATTACGCGGCAGTCAATCCGGAATTGAACTACGCAGTACCCAGGTGGCTCTTGCCCGTCATGCCCAGCGGGGCGGAGTCATACGCCAAGATTGATAACCGCTTCCTGTTCGGGGCTGACTTCTTAGGACGGGATATCTTGAGCAGGCTGATCTATGGGACGCGGGTATCTTTGCCAGTGGGGCTGATGGGTGCCCTCACAGCCCTCGTCATAGGCTTGATCTACGGCTGTATTTCTGGATACTATGGTGGGCGGGTAGATGACATCATGATGCGCATCGTGGACATTATGTACGCTTTCCCGACTATGTTGCTCATCATCCTGATGATGGCCTTCTTCAAGTCTACCTTTGCCAAAGTGGAGCCAGGCTCTGTTGCCTATACTTTCAACCAACTCAACCGAGTGGTGGATTCGATCTTGGGTCTCCAGGGTGGTGGGATGCTCTTTATCTTCATGGGCATCGGCATCACGGCCTGGATGGGAATGGCGCGACTGGCACGTGGGCAAATCCTATCCCTGAAGGAGAAGGAGTTCATCGAGGCCGCGCACATGATCGGGGCAAGCGATATGCGCATCATTGTCCGGCACATCTTCCCGAATATCATCGGCCCCTGCATTGTGGCTGAGACGCTGGCCATTCCCAACTACATTGTTACGGAGGTGTTCCTGAGTTTCATTGGTTTGGGAGTGGACCCACCTACCCCGAGTTGGGGAATGATGATCTCCGAGGGCTCGCGTTCCATTCGCTCGTACCCGCATGAGGTTCTGCTCCCGGCGCTGGCATTGGCGATCACTATGTTCGCCTTTAACTTCTTAGGCGACGGCATGCGCGACGCTCTCGACCCGAAGATGAGAGGGACCAGTTAA
- the rpsO gene encoding 30S ribosomal protein S15 yields the protein MALEKGEKEAIIKEYHVHPKDTGSPEVQIALLTKRINDLTEHLKVHTHDEHSRRGLLRLVGRRRRHLAYLSRVDTERYRAIVARLGLRK from the coding sequence ATGGCTTTGGAGAAGGGCGAGAAAGAAGCCATCATCAAAGAATATCACGTTCATCCCAAAGATACGGGGTCACCTGAGGTGCAGATTGCTCTCTTGACCAAGCGCATCAATGATCTCACCGAGCACTTAAAGGTGCATACCCACGATGAACATTCCCGTCGCGGTTTACTCAGGCTTGTTGGGCGACGCCGTCGCCACCTTGCCTACTTGAGTCGCGTGGATACAGAACGCTATCGCGCTATTGTAGCACGACTTGGACTGCGCAAGTAG
- the lepB gene encoding signal peptidase I — protein MSRTPTLPPSFAPEGSPPDQPITSIWPLIKTWLRDILETVLPALFIVVLVNAFLAQATRVEGQSMQPSLHSDERLVIEKLSYHLHPPQRGDIIVLRLTDRSTNPLIKRVIGLPGETVEIRDGRVYINGQVLEEPYVIQPASGSMPPRVVPPGHVFVLGDNRDYSNDSRTFGEVPLENVLGRAWFRYWPLNEIGFVR, from the coding sequence ATGTCCAGAACACCCACCCTACCACCTTCCTTCGCGCCGGAGGGGTCGCCGCCCGATCAACCGATAACCTCAATTTGGCCCCTCATAAAAACGTGGCTGCGAGACATTCTGGAGACCGTTCTCCCTGCCCTGTTCATCGTTGTTCTGGTCAACGCGTTTCTGGCCCAGGCTACACGAGTGGAAGGGCAAAGCATGCAACCCAGCCTGCACAGCGATGAACGCCTGGTCATCGAGAAACTCTCCTATCATCTCCACCCACCTCAACGCGGCGACATCATCGTCCTACGGCTGACAGATCGTTCCACCAACCCGTTGATTAAACGAGTCATCGGCCTGCCTGGCGAAACCGTAGAGATCCGCGATGGACGCGTCTATATCAATGGGCAAGTGTTGGAGGAACCCTACGTGATTCAACCCGCATCAGGGTCTATGCCACCAAGAGTTGTCCCACCTGGCCACGTTTTCGTCTTGGGCGATAACCGCGACTACTCCAACGACTCTCGCACTTTTGGCGAAGTGCCCCTCGAGAACGTCTTGGGGCGGGCCTGGTTCCGCTATTGGCCGCTGAACGAAATCGGGTTCGTGCGGTGA
- a CDS encoding class I SAM-dependent RNA methyltransferase translates to MTDMAHGGEALGRFEGQVVFVPYAIPGELVRAEILERRRHFARARLLEVLQPSPHRVEPPCPYFGHCGGCHWQHIKYSAQLEYKAAIVRNQLRRLGGLEDPPVESPLGTIPPWGYRNHAQFTVSQDGFLGFLAAFSHQTVPIARCLILDEDLNDLYSSLDIETAGVRRLSLRAGINTGELMLVLEMEGDEPPELELDFPISVTMLTADGQVAALVGNTYFHEAVLGRRFRVSANSFFQVNTIGAEALVEIVSSYLEPIGGEVLLDAYCGVGTFGLSLAERVGEVIGIESHPAAIADAEANAGELENVTLIEGAVEDVLPELEEQVDLAVLDPPRAGVALQVIETLAAIGPTRIAYVSCDPATLARDVRRLSERDYQLVQVQPLDMFPQTYHIECVALLMRASPPR, encoded by the coding sequence ATGACGGACATGGCCCATGGGGGGGAAGCGTTAGGACGATTTGAGGGACAGGTAGTTTTCGTTCCTTACGCCATCCCTGGTGAATTGGTGCGCGCTGAGATTCTCGAGCGGCGACGACATTTCGCCCGCGCGCGCCTACTCGAGGTGTTGCAACCCTCCCCCCATCGCGTGGAGCCACCCTGTCCTTATTTTGGACACTGTGGGGGCTGCCATTGGCAGCACATAAAATACTCTGCACAATTGGAATACAAGGCGGCCATCGTACGCAACCAACTCCGCCGCCTGGGTGGTCTGGAGGACCCACCCGTCGAATCACCTCTGGGCACTATCCCGCCGTGGGGCTACCGCAATCATGCCCAGTTCACAGTGAGCCAAGATGGCTTCCTGGGCTTTCTGGCTGCTTTCAGTCACCAGACAGTGCCTATCGCCCGCTGCCTGATACTGGACGAAGATCTGAACGATCTCTACTCCTCACTGGATATCGAGACGGCGGGCGTGCGCCGTCTCTCATTGCGAGCAGGCATTAACACGGGTGAATTGATGCTCGTGTTGGAGATGGAGGGCGACGAACCGCCAGAACTGGAGTTGGATTTCCCCATCTCAGTGACCATGCTCACTGCCGATGGACAAGTAGCAGCACTGGTGGGCAACACCTACTTCCACGAGGCGGTTCTGGGGCGGCGATTCCGGGTTTCGGCCAATAGTTTCTTCCAAGTGAACACTATCGGGGCCGAGGCGCTGGTGGAAATTGTCAGCAGTTACTTAGAACCAATAGGAGGCGAGGTCTTGCTTGATGCCTACTGTGGTGTGGGTACCTTCGGTTTGAGCCTGGCCGAGCGGGTGGGCGAGGTCATCGGCATCGAGTCACATCCGGCAGCCATTGCCGACGCTGAAGCGAACGCTGGCGAACTGGAGAATGTAACGCTGATCGAGGGTGCAGTGGAAGATGTGTTACCCGAATTGGAAGAACAAGTGGATTTGGCCGTGCTGGACCCGCCACGAGCAGGTGTTGCGCTGCAAGTGATCGAGACCCTTGCGGCAATTGGTCCAACACGCATTGCTTATGTCTCGTGCGACCCCGCGACACTGGCTCGCGATGTCCGGCGGCTCTCCGAACGAGACTATCAGCTGGTGCAAGTGCAACCGTTAGATATGTTCCCACAAACGTATCACATCGAGTGCGTGGCTCTACTTATGAGAGCCTCACCGCCGAGGTGA